One region of Candidatus Aminicenantes bacterium genomic DNA includes:
- the gyrA gene encoding DNA gyrase subunit A — MAERDILIAQAVEDVTIENEMKTSYLDYSMSVIIGRAIPDIRDGLKPVHRRTLLSLHATGTHHNQPYKKSARIVGDVIGKYHPHGDSAVYDTLVRMAQDFSLRYPLVDGQGNFGSIDGDPPAAMRYTEVRLQRIANELLQDLDKETVNQLPNYDGSLTEPEIFPALLPVLLLNGSSGIAVGMATSIPPHHIGELIDAFVYFLEHREASVAELMEIVKGPDFPTGGFVFGRRSLLDAYETGRGTIVVRAKAVVETDLRNRQRIVVTEIPYQTNKARILENIAQLVKNRRIEGISDLRDESDREGMRIVIDIKRDEIPEVILNSLYKYTQLQTTFSINLLAIVNQQPRQFNLIDYFNYFLGHRKEVVRRRSLFELDKAEKRAHIIEGLKIALDNLDTVIRLIRSSKNRQQAKERLLAALPLTEVQTDAILDLQLYRLTNLEVDKLEAEYVELLKLINYLRELLDSERMMLSVIKKELLAVRDKYQDERRTTIIEQDLSDIRIEDLIKDEDFVILYTRNGYIKRTTLSTYHNQNRGTIGRRGVSLREEDMISRVFVASAHDYILTFTERGRMFWIRVYDLPEGDTTSKGKPINRFLGIDGEDNVCSVINIKEFSSDRYVMLFSRQGYVKKTSLAAFSNPRSNGIIAADVPKNDTLFEAQISNGDNDVIVGTHLGKALRFYEKDVREMGRTARGVRCIRLGKGDFVVGAAVIGESDQTILTVTQNGIGKKSDLDLYRIQTRGGKGLINIRYTEKVGRVIGLVTLGSCDDLILSSRKGIVNKICSDAIRSQGRATQGVRLLQLREGDQLVSLEKVRSDEEKPVL; from the coding sequence ATGGCAGAAAGAGATATCCTGATCGCCCAAGCCGTAGAAGACGTCACCATCGAGAATGAGATGAAGACGTCTTACCTTGATTACTCCATGAGCGTCATTATCGGACGCGCCATCCCCGATATCCGCGACGGGCTGAAACCGGTGCACAGGCGGACGTTGCTCTCGCTGCATGCCACGGGTACGCATCACAACCAGCCCTATAAAAAATCAGCCCGCATTGTGGGTGACGTGATCGGCAAATACCATCCGCACGGAGATTCCGCGGTATACGATACCCTGGTGCGCATGGCGCAGGATTTTTCACTTCGATACCCCCTGGTTGACGGCCAGGGAAACTTCGGCTCCATTGATGGGGATCCGCCCGCCGCCATGCGTTACACGGAAGTCCGCCTGCAGAGAATCGCCAACGAGTTGCTGCAGGACCTGGACAAGGAAACGGTAAACCAGCTCCCGAACTACGATGGGTCGTTGACGGAACCAGAGATATTTCCGGCGCTTCTGCCGGTTTTATTGCTCAACGGCAGTTCGGGTATCGCCGTCGGCATGGCCACATCCATTCCCCCTCACCATATCGGCGAATTGATCGATGCTTTTGTGTACTTTCTGGAACACCGGGAGGCATCGGTTGCGGAACTCATGGAGATCGTCAAGGGCCCGGATTTTCCCACCGGAGGTTTTGTTTTCGGGCGCCGCAGTCTTCTGGATGCCTATGAAACAGGTCGCGGTACCATTGTGGTTCGCGCCAAGGCGGTGGTGGAAACCGACTTGCGCAATCGCCAGCGTATCGTTGTCACCGAGATTCCCTATCAAACCAACAAGGCGCGCATACTGGAAAATATCGCCCAACTGGTTAAGAACCGTCGCATTGAAGGCATCAGCGATCTGCGCGATGAATCGGACCGCGAGGGCATGCGCATTGTCATCGATATCAAACGTGATGAAATTCCCGAAGTCATTCTCAACTCCCTGTACAAATACACCCAGTTGCAAACGACTTTCTCCATCAACCTGCTGGCCATTGTCAATCAGCAGCCCCGCCAGTTCAACCTGATCGATTACTTTAATTACTTTCTGGGCCACCGCAAAGAGGTGGTGCGGCGCCGCTCCCTGTTCGAGTTGGACAAAGCGGAAAAACGCGCGCATATCATTGAAGGGTTAAAAATCGCCCTGGACAACCTGGATACCGTGATTCGCCTGATCCGCAGCTCAAAGAACCGGCAACAGGCAAAAGAGAGGTTGTTGGCGGCTCTGCCCTTAACCGAGGTGCAGACTGATGCCATTCTGGACCTGCAGTTGTACCGGCTGACCAACCTGGAAGTCGACAAGCTGGAAGCCGAGTACGTGGAATTGCTGAAACTGATCAACTACCTGCGGGAGCTTCTGGATAGCGAGCGCATGATGCTGAGTGTCATAAAAAAAGAGTTGCTGGCCGTACGGGACAAGTATCAGGATGAGCGTCGCACCACCATTATTGAACAGGATTTGTCCGATATCCGCATCGAGGACCTGATTAAGGACGAGGATTTCGTGATCCTCTACACGCGCAACGGATATATCAAGCGCACTACCCTGAGCACTTACCACAACCAGAACCGCGGCACCATAGGGCGCCGCGGGGTCAGTTTGCGCGAAGAGGATATGATATCCCGCGTGTTTGTGGCATCCGCCCACGACTATATTCTCACTTTTACCGAAAGGGGGCGCATGTTCTGGATCCGGGTGTACGACCTCCCGGAGGGCGACACCACCAGCAAGGGAAAACCCATCAACCGCTTCCTCGGTATCGATGGCGAGGACAATGTTTGTTCCGTTATCAACATCAAGGAGTTTTCTTCGGACCGTTACGTGATGCTGTTTTCCCGCCAGGGTTATGTGAAAAAGACTTCCCTGGCGGCGTTTTCGAACCCGCGCAGCAATGGCATTATCGCCGCCGATGTTCCAAAAAACGACACCTTGTTTGAAGCCCAGATTTCAAATGGCGACAACGATGTCATTGTCGGCACCCATTTGGGCAAGGCGTTGCGCTTTTATGAAAAGGACGTGCGCGAAATGGGCCGCACGGCCAGGGGCGTGCGCTGTATCAGGCTGGGAAAGGGGGATTTTGTGGTGGGAGCGGCCGTAATCGGTGAAAGCGACCAGACCATTCTGACGGTGACGCAAAACGGAATCGGTAAAAAATCGGACCTGGACCTGTATCGCATTCAGACCCGCGGCGGTAAGGGTCTCATCAATATCCGCTATACTGAGAAAGTCGGCCGCGTTATCGGCCTGGTCACACTGGGTTCCTGTGATGACCTGATCCTGTCTTCGCGCAAGGGCATTGTCAATAAAATCTGTTCAGACGCCATCCGCTCTCAGGGACGAGCGACCCAGGGAGTACGGCTGCTGCAGTTGCGCGAAGGAGACCAACTGGTCTCTTTGGAAAAAGTACGCAGCGACGAAGAAAAACCCGTCTTGTGA
- a CDS encoding rhomboid family intramembrane serine protease — translation MLFPIKDYNPTQRPAVLTVLIILVNVGVFFTQALFSDLQYQVARHSMIPWEITHFERIDQPIAIRETADPLTNQPQREPVYRENAPFMTILFSMFMHGSLMHLLGNMLFLWIFGNNIEDRLGPLRYLLFYLACGVGASLLHVLFHPGSLIPVIGASGAVSGVMGAYLLLFPRAKVRSLLLIFILVTFVDIPAAVFLVIWFVFQFSYIGGSGIAWAAHVGGFLMGMLLIHFWRKRNPGSPVVILE, via the coding sequence ATGCTTTTTCCCATAAAGGATTACAATCCGACCCAAAGACCCGCGGTGTTAACCGTACTGATCATCCTCGTGAACGTGGGGGTCTTTTTCACGCAGGCGTTGTTTTCCGATCTGCAGTACCAGGTGGCCCGTCACTCCATGATTCCCTGGGAAATCACCCACTTTGAGCGCATCGATCAACCCATTGCGATTAGAGAGACGGCGGATCCCCTGACCAACCAACCGCAACGGGAGCCGGTTTACCGCGAAAACGCCCCGTTCATGACGATCCTGTTTTCGATGTTCATGCATGGATCCTTGATGCATTTACTGGGTAACATGCTGTTTTTATGGATATTCGGTAACAACATCGAAGATCGTCTGGGGCCCCTGCGTTATCTACTGTTTTACCTTGCCTGTGGTGTTGGGGCCAGCCTGCTGCACGTGTTGTTCCATCCCGGTTCCCTGATACCCGTGATCGGAGCCAGCGGAGCGGTTTCCGGTGTGATGGGCGCCTACCTGCTCCTGTTTCCCCGTGCCAAAGTCCGTTCGTTGCTGCTTATATTTATTCTGGTCACATTCGTGGATATTCCCGCCGCGGTCTTTCTGGTGATCTGGTTCGTGTTCCAGTTTTCCTACATCGGTGGCAGCGGCATTGCCTGGGCGGCCCATGTGGGCGGGTTTCTAATGGGAATGCTTTTGATTCACTTCTGGCGCAAGCGCAATCCCGGGTCGCCTGTAGTGATCCTGGAATAG